Proteins encoded by one window of Salmonirosea aquatica:
- a CDS encoding alpha-amylase family protein codes for MSEKRNMAASAENKDKLVIYQIFTRLFGNKNTTNTFYGTRDENGVGKFTDITPTALAALKEFGVSHVWYTGVIEHATMTDYSEFGIKRDNPQVVKGRAGSPYAIKDYYDIDPDLAVDVDKRMEEFEALVQRTHDADLKVIIDFIPNHVARQYASDKKPAGVRDFGEGDKTSVVFDQQNNFYYLPNQEFHSPEGIRSPVPTPEPYREYPAKVTGNDVFNARPTINDWYETIKLNYGVDYLNGHAKRFDPLPSTWLKMRDILLFWTQKGVDGFRCDMAEMVPVEFWGWVIPEIEEVNPDIVFIAEIYNPDEYHNYIKTGKFTYLYDKVGLYNTLRPLIEGHGTAEDISRVWQRESGDISEHMLRFLENHDEQRIASAFFAKDAFAALPGMTLSATLHTGPIMIYFGQEVGVNPTKPEGFQGDDGRTTIFDYWGVEEFQKWMNGGKFDGEQLDSSQRMLRQYYQDLNHFVVQNEAIYAGQFYDLQYANIDGQSPDYDKTRTYAYLRYTPNQRFICVYNFDKTRTIHTRIKIPSHALIDSMGIDSQKEINFEEVFPTTEFKAKLSGHDLINKGFPVILPPVSHKIIQITYQP; via the coding sequence ATGAGCGAAAAAAGAAATATGGCAGCTTCGGCAGAGAATAAAGACAAACTGGTTATTTACCAGATATTCACCCGACTATTTGGCAATAAAAATACAACCAATACCTTCTACGGTACCCGGGATGAAAACGGGGTTGGCAAGTTTACCGACATCACTCCCACGGCTCTGGCCGCATTGAAGGAATTCGGAGTTTCGCACGTATGGTATACGGGCGTGATCGAACACGCCACCATGACCGACTATTCTGAGTTTGGCATCAAACGCGATAACCCGCAGGTTGTGAAAGGAAGGGCGGGCTCCCCCTACGCGATCAAGGATTATTACGACATTGATCCCGACCTGGCGGTGGACGTGGATAAACGGATGGAGGAGTTCGAAGCCCTGGTACAACGCACCCACGACGCCGACCTGAAGGTAATTATTGATTTCATTCCCAACCACGTAGCGCGGCAATATGCCTCCGACAAGAAGCCCGCCGGAGTGAGGGACTTTGGAGAGGGGGATAAAACGTCCGTAGTTTTTGACCAGCAAAACAATTTCTACTACCTCCCAAATCAGGAATTCCATTCGCCCGAAGGAATACGTTCGCCAGTACCTACCCCCGAGCCCTACCGGGAGTACCCTGCGAAAGTGACCGGAAACGATGTTTTCAACGCCCGGCCTACCATCAATGACTGGTATGAAACCATTAAGCTCAACTATGGGGTCGACTACCTCAACGGCCACGCTAAGCGTTTCGATCCTTTGCCCTCCACCTGGCTCAAGATGCGGGACATTCTGCTTTTCTGGACTCAGAAAGGGGTAGATGGGTTCCGGTGTGACATGGCCGAGATGGTACCGGTGGAATTCTGGGGTTGGGTTATTCCAGAGATTGAGGAAGTAAATCCCGATATTGTTTTCATCGCGGAAATCTATAATCCTGATGAATATCATAATTACATCAAAACGGGAAAATTCACCTACCTCTACGACAAGGTAGGTCTTTATAATACCCTGCGTCCACTGATTGAAGGCCACGGTACGGCCGAGGACATCAGCCGCGTGTGGCAGCGGGAATCGGGTGATATTTCCGAACACATGCTGAGATTCCTGGAAAATCACGATGAGCAACGGATTGCTTCTGCTTTTTTTGCCAAGGATGCCTTCGCGGCGCTACCCGGCATGACACTCAGCGCCACCCTCCACACCGGACCCATTATGATTTATTTTGGACAAGAGGTAGGAGTGAACCCTACAAAACCAGAGGGGTTCCAGGGTGACGACGGCCGAACCACCATTTTTGACTACTGGGGCGTGGAAGAATTTCAAAAATGGATGAATGGAGGGAAATTCGATGGGGAACAACTGGATTCGAGCCAGCGGATGCTGCGCCAGTACTACCAGGATCTCAATCATTTCGTGGTACAGAACGAAGCCATCTATGCCGGACAGTTTTATGATTTACAGTATGCCAATATCGATGGTCAAAGCCCGGATTATGATAAAACCCGAACGTATGCTTACCTACGGTACACTCCTAACCAACGGTTTATCTGCGTGTATAATTTTGACAAAACCCGAACTATCCATACCCGAATCAAAATTCCTTCGCACGCCTTGATTGATTCGATGGGAATTGATAGTCAGAAAGAAATTAATTTTGAAGAGGTTTTTCCTACTACTGAATTCAAAGCAAAACTTTCCGGCCATGACCTCATAAATAAGGGCTTTCCGGTCATTCTGCCCCCAGTATCCCATAAAATTATTCAAATCACTTACCAGCCCTAG
- a CDS encoding MFS transporter yields the protein MAQAVPVSSVVSRPKPQLSFWEIWNMSFGFLGIQFGFALQNANVSRIFETLGANVDDIPILWVAAPLTGLIIQPIIGYFSDRTWTRLGRRRPYFLVGAILASLALFVMPNSPTLWFAAGMLWIMDASINISMEPFRAFVGDNLPSAQRTSGFAMQSFFIGTGAIIASSLPYIMTNWFGVPNQAAEGIIPNSVKWSFYLGGAVFLAAVVWTVLRSNEYSPEELRAYADHEEVESVTSSIATPSEAYQRRGQGQILRGVIVSGLGLLLSWWLLTQDLNKELYVFSVGMVLIGILIMISGLLQKSGSYLNGFVTIMNDFESMPATMKQLAVVQFFSWFALFAMWIYMTPAVTSHLYGTTDTTSKLYNDGADWVGLCMGIYNGVAAVVAFGIPVVARYTSRRVTHLICLSAGGLALLSIYFMTDPNLLMLSMVGIGIAWASILSVPYAMLAGSLPAGKMGYYMGVFNFFIVIPQIVAAALLGFMVKFFFGGESVHALVLGGASMILAGLLCLRVHDRDDTPKGGF from the coding sequence ATGGCACAAGCTGTACCTGTATCCTCCGTAGTATCCCGTCCCAAACCCCAACTGAGTTTCTGGGAAATATGGAACATGAGTTTTGGATTCCTGGGTATCCAGTTTGGGTTTGCCTTACAGAATGCCAACGTCAGCCGCATATTCGAGACCCTCGGTGCCAATGTGGACGATATTCCCATTCTGTGGGTAGCGGCTCCGCTGACGGGCCTGATCATCCAGCCCATTATCGGCTATTTCAGCGACCGTACCTGGACCCGGCTGGGGCGACGGCGCCCCTACTTTCTGGTCGGAGCCATTCTGGCGTCATTGGCCCTGTTCGTAATGCCCAACTCACCTACCCTGTGGTTTGCGGCCGGAATGCTCTGGATCATGGATGCATCCATCAATATTTCCATGGAGCCTTTTCGGGCTTTTGTGGGCGACAACCTACCTTCGGCTCAGCGTACGTCGGGTTTTGCAATGCAGAGCTTTTTCATTGGAACCGGGGCGATCATTGCTTCCTCGCTACCCTACATTATGACCAACTGGTTCGGGGTACCCAACCAGGCCGCGGAGGGCATTATCCCCAATTCGGTCAAATGGTCGTTCTATCTGGGTGGAGCGGTGTTTCTGGCGGCGGTGGTATGGACGGTTTTGCGATCTAATGAATATTCACCTGAGGAACTGCGGGCTTATGCAGATCACGAAGAAGTTGAGTCAGTCACCTCTTCTATCGCCACGCCTTCCGAAGCCTACCAGCGTAGGGGTCAGGGGCAAATCCTGCGAGGTGTTATCGTATCAGGATTAGGGCTTTTATTGTCTTGGTGGTTATTAACCCAAGACTTGAACAAAGAACTTTACGTGTTTTCAGTAGGAATGGTACTGATCGGTATCCTGATTATGATCAGCGGGTTATTGCAGAAATCAGGTTCTTATCTGAATGGATTCGTGACCATCATGAACGATTTTGAAAGCATGCCGGCTACCATGAAACAATTGGCTGTAGTTCAGTTCTTTTCTTGGTTTGCCCTGTTTGCCATGTGGATTTACATGACTCCCGCCGTGACCAGTCACCTGTATGGTACCACGGATACTACCTCCAAATTATACAACGACGGTGCCGACTGGGTAGGACTATGTATGGGAATTTATAACGGCGTGGCGGCGGTGGTGGCCTTTGGCATCCCGGTGGTTGCCCGATACACAAGCCGCCGGGTCACCCATCTCATTTGCCTGTCAGCGGGTGGGCTTGCGCTACTTTCTATTTATTTCATGACTGATCCTAACCTTTTGATGCTTTCGATGGTAGGTATCGGCATTGCCTGGGCTTCGATCCTGTCGGTACCTTACGCCATGCTGGCGGGCTCGTTACCGGCCGGTAAAATGGGTTATTACATGGGGGTTTTTAATTTTTTCATTGTGATTCCCCAAATCGTTGCGGCCGCCCTTCTGGGTTTTATGGTTAAATTTTTCTTCGGTGGTGAGTCCGTTCATGCATTGGTATTAGGAGGAGCTTCTATGATTTTAGCGGGCCTGTTATGCCTGCGGGTCCATGATCGGGACGATACCCCGAAGGGTGGGTTTTAG
- the pgmB gene encoding beta-phosphoglucomutase, which yields MSQLKACLFDLDGVVVDTAQFHYAAWKSLANQLGFDLTPEQNEQLKGVSRMESLDIILEIGNVKLDEGTKQRMAAEKNQHYLELCQQMTPEDVLPGVRDFMDQLVAASIKIGLGSASKNARLILAHINMLDRFATIVDGTRITKGKPDPETFLLGAQDLGVEPTDCVVFEDAVAGIQAAKNGGMVAVGVGDPAVLAGSNLVITGFEDLSLATIQYLFE from the coding sequence ATGTCACAACTGAAAGCCTGCCTGTTTGATCTGGATGGCGTTGTAGTCGATACTGCCCAGTTTCATTATGCGGCCTGGAAATCGTTAGCCAATCAATTGGGCTTCGATCTTACCCCAGAACAAAACGAGCAACTTAAAGGCGTCAGCCGAATGGAGTCTCTGGATATCATTCTTGAAATCGGAAATGTGAAGCTGGATGAAGGTACCAAACAACGTATGGCAGCCGAAAAAAACCAGCATTATCTGGAATTGTGCCAGCAGATGACCCCCGAAGATGTCCTGCCCGGAGTACGCGACTTTATGGATCAGTTGGTTGCTGCTTCCATAAAAATTGGATTGGGATCGGCCAGTAAAAATGCGCGCCTGATTTTAGCCCACATCAACATGCTGGATCGCTTTGCAACCATCGTCGATGGTACCCGCATTACGAAGGGCAAGCCTGATCCCGAAACTTTTCTGCTGGGCGCGCAGGATTTGGGCGTGGAGCCTACCGACTGTGTGGTGTTTGAAGACGCCGTGGCGGGTATCCAAGCGGCCAAAAATGGCGGTATGGTAGCCGTTGGGGTAGGTGATCCCGCGGTCCTGGCGGGCTCCAATCTTGTGATTACCGGTTTTGAAGATCTTTCCCTGGCTACCATTCAGTACCTGTTTGAATAA
- a CDS encoding tetratricopeptide repeat protein — translation MALQKAYQTYDKAYYNSNDSLQKATNEALLNVLAGNYGKALHLMQSIDTVSTQTGYYLGLIHLLNQNYTEAQPFFEAAQAGKWASLNEMVALGKAGKINEGIQLGQNASHKATQGKWNYNVGLLYKKNQQDDASVDELSSAIRQNDLMAYRMLRGDVLMKQSQSKRAVADFEKVAKRHPKAQIRYANALVDLKRYTEAQHYFEQYLESDHRLFRKDALLGLGHTYYGLNQMETAQKYYRLAAPLYKKNPVALCGQANVLVTKHEYERAQTIYNRILTNDSTYLSARLGRGITYYGQGKYELALQDFARASSLFDGTDRTLADIFVCRAYANYYTHNATKSMPDFETAVRLDGARYEALAGISGILIDQKNFPQAGRYLSRALNLEKSYDKMWSNYGNLLLHFDMFGKGYDVFKKAIALNPANLKAQNGWGVVLLENDRLDQAKVLFDSLVRANPNVPYLINNRGIVNAYHGNRYEQKRDPDAANAQYQLAYNDFKMAMDVAPSRKFYNVNQGNVYRFWEQYDEAKLSYKAYQDKSALNNTAVLYAGQDNFKDAKYYLETALQIDSSHHVFQFNMNLLMKGKQKEFARSLARAVASADGTEGMFSDIGIKYSRDGFVTIYLYDYEYDTLHFPGRHYLPLPVAEYEEEFFIPEYDFKLMPYSDKKKTEPKKKSPNYKSQKVRLKGSNRRSGTRCPVFR, via the coding sequence ATGGCGCTTCAAAAGGCTTATCAGACGTACGACAAAGCCTATTACAATTCCAATGATTCGCTTCAAAAGGCAACCAACGAGGCTTTGCTGAATGTCTTGGCGGGAAACTATGGTAAAGCTCTTCATTTGATGCAATCAATCGACACGGTTAGCACCCAAACTGGCTACTATCTGGGATTGATCCATTTGCTCAATCAAAACTACACAGAAGCTCAACCCTTTTTTGAAGCAGCCCAAGCAGGTAAATGGGCTAGCCTGAATGAAATGGTGGCGCTGGGCAAGGCTGGTAAAATCAACGAGGGAATACAACTTGGACAGAATGCATCCCACAAGGCTACCCAGGGAAAATGGAACTACAACGTAGGACTATTATATAAAAAGAATCAGCAGGACGATGCTTCCGTGGATGAATTGTCATCGGCCATCCGGCAGAATGACCTGATGGCCTATCGCATGCTTCGCGGAGATGTTCTGATGAAACAGAGTCAATCGAAACGTGCCGTGGCTGATTTTGAGAAGGTAGCCAAGCGTCACCCCAAAGCCCAAATCAGATATGCCAATGCCCTGGTCGATTTGAAACGGTATACCGAAGCACAACACTATTTTGAGCAGTATCTGGAAAGCGACCACCGTTTGTTTAGGAAAGATGCCCTCCTGGGATTGGGACACACCTATTACGGATTGAACCAAATGGAAACCGCACAAAAATATTACCGATTGGCGGCCCCCTTGTACAAAAAGAATCCCGTGGCGCTGTGTGGACAGGCTAATGTGCTGGTCACCAAGCACGAATATGAGAGAGCACAAACAATCTACAACCGCATTCTGACAAACGACAGTACCTACCTTTCGGCTCGGTTGGGTAGAGGGATAACCTACTATGGACAAGGTAAATACGAACTGGCGCTACAGGATTTTGCCCGGGCAAGTTCTTTATTCGATGGTACGGATCGCACTTTGGCCGATATTTTCGTTTGCCGCGCCTATGCCAACTATTACACCCACAACGCCACCAAATCTATGCCCGATTTTGAAACGGCGGTACGGCTCGATGGTGCACGTTATGAAGCTTTGGCGGGAATCAGTGGCATTTTGATTGATCAAAAGAATTTTCCCCAGGCAGGGCGTTATCTGAGTCGTGCATTGAATTTAGAAAAAAGTTACGATAAGATGTGGAGTAATTATGGTAACCTCTTATTGCACTTCGATATGTTCGGCAAGGGGTACGATGTATTTAAAAAGGCCATTGCTCTGAATCCCGCCAACCTCAAAGCTCAGAATGGCTGGGGAGTGGTATTACTGGAAAATGATAGACTCGACCAGGCCAAGGTATTGTTTGACAGCCTGGTACGTGCCAACCCCAACGTTCCGTATCTGATTAATAATCGGGGGATTGTAAATGCTTACCACGGCAACCGCTACGAACAAAAAAGAGATCCCGATGCGGCCAATGCACAGTATCAATTAGCCTACAATGATTTCAAAATGGCGATGGACGTAGCGCCAAGCCGAAAATTCTATAATGTTAATCAGGGAAATGTGTACCGGTTTTGGGAGCAATACGATGAAGCTAAGTTGAGCTATAAAGCATATCAGGATAAAAGCGCCCTGAACAATACGGCGGTTCTGTATGCAGGTCAGGATAATTTTAAGGATGCAAAGTATTATCTGGAAACGGCTCTACAGATAGATTCGTCACACCACGTTTTTCAGTTTAACATGAATCTGCTTATGAAAGGTAAGCAGAAAGAATTTGCCCGCTCATTGGCACGAGCGGTGGCTTCCGCTGATGGTACTGAAGGGATGTTTTCGGATATTGGCATTAAATACAGCCGCGACGGATTTGTGACCATCTATTTGTATGATTATGAGTATGATACACTTCATTTCCCTGGCCGACATTATTTACCCCTTCCTGTCGCGGAATATGAAGAAGAGTTTTTCATACCTGAGTATGACTTTAAACTGATGCCTTATTCCGATAAAAAGAAGACGGAGCCAAAAAAGAAAAGCCCTAATTACAAATCCCAAAAGGTCAGACTTAAAGGAAGTAATCGCCGCTCGGGTACCCGCTGCCCTGTATTTAGATGA
- a CDS encoding family 65 glycosyl hydrolase domain-containing protein, whose protein sequence is MVPDEWSIIEDSFHPEYNEITESLMSLGNGRMGQRGNFEETYTGKSLLGNYVAGVYFPDKTRVGWWKNGYPAYFAKVINACNWIGIQVEVEGQLLDLYTCRIEAFRRVLDMKRGVLERECTVEMPTGNRLTIRSQRFCNMVDDESGAIRYTIQPLNFNGQITITPYLDGNIRNRDANYDETFWNEIQKETSFAQGILVLETKPNPYGVEQFQVATGMRFDITVNGKRLDFHSHPIRNEKYVAGKVPLKLNERDELTVYKYATNLSSSNHSAGELIPLTKAYLERITKKGYDVLYHEHTQAWAEKWERNDIEIKGDLEAQQGIRFNIFHLQQTYTGEDETLNIGPKGFTGEKYGGVTYWDTEAYCIPFYLSASGQQVARNLLIYRYRQLGKAIENAEKLGFSGGAALYPMVTMNGEECHNEWEITFEEIHRNGAIAYAIYDYIRYTGDEAYLSEYGLEVLIAISRFWRQRINWSEHKKKYVMLGVTGPNEYENNVNNNWYTNYIAAWTLRYTLYAIEYVQKNGDATSIFSKINFDSESEPSAWQKIIDGLHFPYDEVRDVFLQQDGFLDKELLTVDQISEHRPINQKWSWDRILRSCFIKQADVLQGLYFFEDDFDLGTLQRNFDFYEPMTVHESSLSPCVHSILASRLGMKAKAYEMYLRTARLDLDDYNNDTEDGLHITSMAGTWMSVVKGFAGQRVQDGVLVLDPYLPASWESYSFRIGFRGVTLTISVDRDSIRLVNPSDQSVALKIKGTQEDFVGEKVLNLIDQEIVR, encoded by the coding sequence ATAGTTCCTGACGAATGGAGCATCATTGAAGATAGCTTCCATCCTGAATATAATGAGATTACGGAAAGCCTGATGAGCCTAGGCAACGGTCGCATGGGTCAACGGGGTAATTTTGAAGAAACTTACACCGGAAAATCACTCCTTGGGAATTATGTGGCCGGCGTTTATTTCCCCGATAAAACCCGTGTGGGCTGGTGGAAAAATGGGTACCCTGCTTATTTCGCTAAAGTCATCAATGCCTGCAATTGGATTGGGATTCAGGTAGAGGTCGAAGGCCAATTGCTGGATTTGTATACCTGCCGGATCGAAGCATTTCGGCGGGTGCTGGACATGAAGCGCGGGGTACTGGAACGGGAATGTACCGTGGAAATGCCCACCGGAAACCGACTCACTATTCGCAGCCAGCGGTTTTGTAATATGGTTGATGACGAATCGGGTGCCATCAGATATACAATCCAGCCCCTCAATTTTAATGGACAAATTACCATTACACCGTATCTGGACGGGAACATCAGGAATCGTGATGCTAACTACGATGAAACATTCTGGAATGAAATTCAGAAAGAAACTTCGTTTGCTCAGGGAATCCTGGTCCTGGAAACCAAACCCAATCCGTATGGGGTGGAACAGTTTCAGGTGGCAACCGGTATGCGTTTCGATATAACGGTAAATGGCAAGAGGCTCGATTTCCATTCGCACCCAATTCGGAATGAGAAATATGTGGCGGGTAAGGTACCCCTTAAGCTGAATGAGAGGGATGAACTTACGGTATACAAGTATGCCACCAACCTGTCGTCCTCTAACCATTCGGCGGGAGAGCTGATCCCCCTGACTAAGGCCTACCTTGAGCGAATCACAAAGAAAGGCTACGATGTCTTGTATCATGAACATACACAGGCCTGGGCTGAAAAATGGGAACGCAACGATATCGAAATCAAGGGCGATCTGGAAGCTCAACAGGGTATACGTTTCAATATATTTCACCTGCAACAAACCTATACTGGTGAAGACGAAACCTTGAATATCGGCCCAAAGGGCTTTACCGGTGAAAAGTACGGTGGGGTAACCTATTGGGATACCGAGGCCTATTGCATCCCCTTTTACCTGTCGGCCTCCGGGCAGCAGGTGGCACGTAACCTGTTGATTTATCGGTACCGGCAGTTGGGGAAAGCCATTGAAAATGCCGAAAAACTCGGATTCAGCGGTGGCGCGGCCCTTTATCCCATGGTAACCATGAACGGGGAGGAATGCCATAACGAATGGGAAATCACCTTTGAGGAAATACACCGGAATGGAGCCATCGCCTACGCCATCTATGACTACATCCGCTACACGGGCGACGAAGCCTACCTGAGTGAGTACGGCCTGGAAGTGCTGATCGCCATTTCACGGTTCTGGCGGCAGCGGATCAACTGGTCGGAACATAAAAAGAAGTATGTGATGCTGGGGGTCACGGGCCCAAACGAGTACGAAAACAACGTCAATAACAACTGGTATACCAATTATATTGCCGCCTGGACACTCCGGTATACCTTGTATGCGATCGAATATGTTCAGAAAAATGGAGATGCCACTTCGATTTTTTCAAAAATCAACTTCGATTCTGAATCCGAACCTTCTGCCTGGCAAAAAATAATTGATGGCCTGCACTTTCCTTACGATGAGGTTCGTGACGTGTTCCTGCAACAGGACGGGTTTCTGGATAAGGAGCTCCTCACCGTGGATCAAATCTCGGAGCATCGACCCATCAACCAGAAGTGGTCTTGGGACCGGATTCTGCGGTCTTGTTTCATCAAGCAAGCGGATGTGTTGCAGGGGCTTTATTTTTTCGAGGATGATTTTGACCTGGGTACCCTGCAACGGAATTTTGATTTTTACGAACCTATGACCGTCCATGAGTCTTCTCTGTCGCCCTGCGTACATTCCATTTTGGCGTCCCGGTTGGGTATGAAAGCGAAGGCCTATGAGATGTACCTTCGGACCGCCCGTCTCGATCTGGACGATTATAATAACGACACCGAAGACGGCCTTCATATCACGTCCATGGCGGGTACCTGGATGAGCGTTGTGAAAGGTTTTGCGGGCCAACGCGTTCAGGATGGGGTACTTGTACTCGATCCTTATCTACCTGCTTCCTGGGAGTCCTATTCGTTTCGAATCGGTTTTCGAGGAGTTACGCTTACGATCTCGGTAGATAGGGATTCGATACGTCTTGTCAATCCGTCGGACCAGTCTGTCGCCTTGAAGATAAAGGGTACCCAAGAGGATTTTGTGGGTGAAAAAGTCTTAAATCTGATAGATCAGGAAATTGTACGATAG
- a CDS encoding glycoside hydrolase family 13 protein: MNRSTTYRLFVLLFLSFLSRTPTWSQSVTVDRIEPLNWWVGMKDPRLQLIMHGKNISGSSVDIAYPGVKIERVSKVENPNYLFVDLTLSPDCRAGTLSIQLYQDVETRKGRRKDTTQRIAKSYTYELKARTDFVKAQGVDASDFIYLLMPDRFSNGDPSNDKFADMADTQADRANPFLRHGGDLQGIINHLDYFKELGVTALWLTPVLENDQPLTNEGGTLRSAYHGYGFTDHYQVDKRFGGNALYKKFVEAAHANGLKVIQDAVYNHVGINHWLIRDLPAKDWLHQWPTYTNTSYKDQPLVDPYASRIDREVTSNGWFVPFLPDLNQDNPYVANYLLQHALWTVEYFGIDAWRVDTYIYNNLEFMNRLNAALLEEYPKIHIYGESWVNSVPNQAYFQRNTINVPFKSNLPGGCDFQLQFAINDALNQKPGWNEGVQRIYQVLGQDYLYEDPSRNVVFLDNHDMDRYLSVIGDNLQKYRMGLIWLLTTRGIPQMYYGTEILMKNFKNPSDAEVRRDFPGGFPGDRENKFIASGRNQAENEAFDFVKKLANYRKGTPALNSGMLMQYTPVDGVYVYFRYNDQKTIMVVMNANEQDYSLKTGRFAERIGNATQGRNILTDQMQDLTREVPLAARTAYVFELLP; this comes from the coding sequence ATGAATCGTAGCACTACGTACCGTTTGTTTGTCCTTCTTTTCCTTAGTTTCTTGTCCAGAACACCGACCTGGTCACAATCCGTAACGGTGGACCGGATTGAACCACTCAACTGGTGGGTAGGTATGAAAGATCCACGTTTGCAATTGATAATGCATGGGAAAAATATTTCGGGTTCGAGCGTGGATATTGCCTATCCCGGGGTTAAAATAGAGCGGGTGAGCAAAGTAGAAAACCCAAATTATCTTTTTGTGGATTTGACACTTTCGCCCGATTGTCGGGCGGGTACTTTATCCATCCAACTTTATCAGGATGTCGAAACCCGTAAAGGAAGGCGTAAGGACACGACGCAACGCATCGCGAAAAGCTACACGTACGAACTGAAGGCACGGACGGATTTTGTAAAAGCCCAGGGAGTGGATGCCTCTGATTTTATTTACTTGTTGATGCCCGACCGATTCTCAAATGGCGACCCTTCCAACGACAAGTTTGCCGATATGGCCGATACCCAAGCTGACCGGGCTAATCCATTTCTGCGGCATGGAGGTGATTTGCAAGGGATAATCAATCATCTCGATTATTTCAAGGAGTTGGGAGTAACGGCCCTGTGGCTTACCCCAGTTTTGGAAAATGACCAACCCCTTACCAACGAAGGGGGTACCCTGCGCTCGGCCTACCACGGATATGGGTTTACTGACCATTACCAGGTTGACAAACGGTTTGGAGGAAACGCCCTTTACAAAAAGTTTGTGGAAGCTGCTCACGCCAATGGCCTGAAAGTAATACAGGATGCAGTGTATAATCATGTAGGAATTAACCATTGGCTGATCAGGGATCTGCCCGCCAAGGATTGGTTGCATCAGTGGCCTACCTACACCAATACTTCATACAAAGACCAGCCCCTGGTAGATCCTTACGCTTCCCGGATTGACCGTGAAGTGACCTCCAATGGTTGGTTTGTGCCTTTTTTGCCCGATTTGAACCAGGATAATCCCTACGTGGCCAATTATTTGCTGCAACATGCGCTATGGACGGTGGAGTACTTCGGTATCGATGCCTGGCGGGTGGATACGTATATCTACAATAATCTGGAATTCATGAACCGGCTCAACGCCGCGCTGCTCGAGGAGTACCCCAAAATCCATATTTATGGCGAAAGCTGGGTAAACAGTGTGCCTAATCAAGCCTATTTTCAGCGCAATACAATCAATGTACCCTTCAAAAGCAATCTGCCGGGTGGCTGCGACTTTCAGCTTCAGTTTGCGATCAATGATGCGTTGAACCAAAAACCCGGTTGGAATGAAGGGGTACAGCGGATTTACCAGGTGCTAGGGCAGGACTATCTGTATGAAGATCCGAGCCGAAATGTTGTTTTCCTGGATAATCACGATATGGACCGCTATTTATCGGTCATTGGGGATAACCTCCAGAAATACCGGATGGGCCTGATCTGGCTGCTCACCACCCGGGGTATCCCACAAATGTACTATGGTACCGAAATTCTGATGAAGAACTTTAAAAATCCATCCGACGCGGAAGTGCGCCGTGACTTTCCTGGAGGCTTTCCGGGCGACCGGGAGAATAAATTTATCGCTTCGGGACGGAATCAAGCCGAAAATGAAGCGTTTGATTTTGTAAAGAAGCTGGCCAATTACCGGAAAGGTACCCCCGCCCTGAATAGTGGCATGCTCATGCAATATACGCCAGTGGATGGCGTGTACGTCTATTTTCGTTACAACGACCAAAAGACTATCATGGTCGTGATGAATGCCAATGAACAGGATTATTCCCTCAAGACCGGCCGTTTTGCCGAGCGGATCGGCAATGCCACCCAGGGACGTAATATACTTACCGATCAAATGCAGGATCTGACCCGTGAGGTACCTTTGGCCGCCCGTACGGCGTATGTCTTTGAGTTGCTTCCCTAA